The Clostridiales bacterium FE2011 sequence ATAACAGGGACGCTTCCTGGGGCGCGGATATCACAGAACGCATACAGAATGAAGACTATCCCTTTTTCAATGAGGAAACAAAGAGCGTACTGAAACAGATCAACACGGAAGATGCGGTGATCGGCCAGTTCTGCTGCAACAACGGACGCGAGCTGCTGTCCCTGGTCAAATGCGGAAAAGCAAAAGAAGGCATCGGTTTTGACATTGCCGAAAACCAGGTGGCCTTTGCCAATGAAAAAGCGGAAGAGCTGAACCTCCCCTGCAAGTTTGTGGCGGCCAATATTTACGATATCGACGACCGGTATAAGAACACTTTTGACGTGGTGATTATCACCATCGGCGCCCTCTGCTGGTTTGACGATCTGAACCGTTTTTTTGCGGTGATCGCGAAATGCATGAAGCCGGGAGCTATCATCCTGATCAACGAGGAGCACCCCTTCCGGAATATGCTTGCTGCGGAAGGCGACGAACCGTATGATCCTGAGCACAGGGCGGAATGCCACTTCTCCTATTTCGAGCATGAATGGACCGGCAACGGCGGAATGTACTATATGACCCAGAAACACTACCAGTCAAAAACCTTTACCGACTACACCCATTCATTGTCGGAAATCATCTCCGGCATGTGCGGCAACGGGATCGTTGTGACCGGGCTGCAGGAGTTTGATCATGATATCGGCGGCGGATTTGTTGAGCTCGACCATCAGGGATTCCCGCTTTCCATGATCATTCAGGGCCGCAAAATCTGAACTGACAGCATGTCCGCTTCCCTGCTTTGTTTGACCGGGAGCATTTGCTCTGGTATGATCGTTTCAATTACTGAATGTACAAAGCGGCAAACAGGAGCATGAATCATGAAAGTCATTATTCTGAACGGCCCCATGGGCGTTGGAAAAACCACAGTCGGCAAGTATATCGCGGATCATCATCCGGGAACCGCCTTTATTGACGGAGACTGGTGCCTGGATATCCATCCTTTTGTCGGCAATCAGGAAACCAAGGCTATGGCTGTCGATAATATACTTCATATGATCGGCAACTATCAGAAGTGCTCTGTTTGCAATATGGTTGTGCTGGTATGGTTAATGGATGAACCTTGGGTGATTCAAAAAATCACCCAAGGTCTTTCTGCTATGCAGGCGGAAGTAAAGAACATGACACTCGTCTGCAGCCGGGAAAGCCTGATCAGGCGGTGGAAAGATGATCATAACTGTGAATGGCGGACGGATGAATGGCTGAATGTGAGCCTGAAGTCCCTGCCCGGTTTTGCATCCATGGACAACACCATCGACACCAGCGGCCTGCCTGTTGAACAGGTCGCGGAACTTGTCATGCAATAACATTTCAGGAACCAAATCTCAGCCAAAAAGAAATAAAGGGGATAGAAAAATGTGCGGTGTATGTGAACGGATTCAGATGACCAGGGACGGTACCAATCCTTATTTTGTAAAAGAACTGGAAACCGGTTACGTGGTAATTGGAGATTTTCAGCATTTTAAAGGATATACGTTGTTCATCTATAAAGAACATGTTGTTGAACTGTTCGATCTCGAACCGGCAGTCAGGGCAAAGCATTTGGAGGAAATGACTCTCGTCGCCCAGGCTGTCAGCAACGCCTTCGGCGCCGACAAAATGAATTATGAATGCCTTGGCAACGGTAAAGGAGGGGCTCATATCCACTGGCACCTGTTCCCCCGCAAAGCCGGAGACCTCGGCGAATACGGCAACAAGGGAAAAGGCCCGACCTGGTGGTATCCGAGGGAAAAAATGTATGCGGATGACGAAAGGCCCAGCAGTGAAGAGCTGGAAGAAATGAAGCAGCTGCTGCTCAAAGAACTGGATAAGCTGCTGTGATGATGCCACCCGTATTATAAAAACTGTTTCAGAGAGGATAGTCGAATGAAAACAATCGTGATAAAACCACTGACATCTGAACTGACTGCTGACTATCTGGATTTTTTCGACAACCGTGCATTTACAGATGATAATCCAAACGGTCCGTGCTATTGCACCTCTCCCAATCAGGACGAGGAAAGCATCAGCCGGATGGTCAGTGAGTTTAAAACATATGGCGTCAAAGAAACGCTGCGCAAATATGCCGTGGAGATGCTGAACCGGAATCAGATTCAGGGATACCTGGCTTATGACGGAGATCTGTCTGTCGGCTGGTGTAATGCGGCGGATATCGAAAGTTACGCCGGATTCGTTCCAGACTTTGCGAGAAAAAACACCTGCGGAAAAACAATCTCCATTGTCTGTTTCGAAATCGCACCCGAATACCGGGGAAAGGGCATAGCGTTAGCATTTATTGACAGGGTTTGCAGCGATGCAAAAACAAAGGGATACGCGGCTGTTGAAGGTTATGCTCAGCTTTCTGATGAACGGAATGACTTTGATTATCAGGGACCCGTCCGGCTATATCAGAAAGCAGGATTCGTTGAAGTCGCGAGAGAAAATGGCCAGGTTGTCATGCGGAAAACGCTGTGATTTGTTCCGACTACAAGCCAGGAAATTAAGGGAGATGCGAAAATGAACATTGGTATTATTGGTACTGGGCACCTGGGAAAAGCGCTCATCGCTGGTCTTGTAAGAAGCGGAGTAAAACAAAACAGAATCATATTGAATGCCAGAACCGCAGAAACAATGAATGTGATCAAGCGCATTTATCCATGTATCAATGTGACTTCGAGTAAGCAGGATCTGGTTACTGAATCAGATGTTATTGTCATTGTTGTCAGATCGCAGAACGCACTGGAAGTATTTGCCGAGATCAGAGAAATGAACATCTCGGATAAAACGATTGTCAGCTTTATGGCTGGCGTCAGCATAAACGATATGAGGGAAATGCTCCAGGATACAAGTAAGGAATATCGTCTGATAAGAATGATGCCTAACTTGGGAATATCACTCTGTAAAGGCGTTATCAGCGTTTGTTGCGAAAATGATTCAGCAGAAACAGAAGAAGCATTGAATCTTTTCCAGCCATTGGGATACCTGATCGTTCTGCCGGAGCAAAAGCTGGAGAGTATTACAATTTGCGCGGCCAGCGGCCTGGCTTTTGCGGCTTATCTGATGAAAGAATATAAGAATTCCTGTGACAGACTAATCAATGATGCTGCTGTCAGTGAAGAAATCACGACCCGTATTTTTGAAAATGTGATTGAAATCATCAGGAACGAAGATAAAACATTTGAAAGCCTTATTGAACAAATCAGCACCAAAGGCGGCACAACAGAAGCAGGAATCAGCAAACTTCAGAACAGCAATCTGAGTGAAATCATCAATCAATGTATTGATGCAGCTTATGATCGTGTAAGCGGATTAAAGACAGACTGATCAAAAAGAAGCATGATTGTTGCAGCTGAAATCAAATCATCAGACTGTGGGAAAGGTACTGTTCAATGATAGGCATTTATGATTGTTTCGGTTATGGAGCCGGGTATGATGTGCCCTTCAGTGAAAGATATAAACTGATCAAAGCCGCCGGGTTCGACTGTGTAATGCTGTGGTGGAGCGATCAGTTCGGACGCGGTGATGGGTATGAGAAAGACGCAGATCTGGCACGTGATGCCGGTCTGCTCATTGAAAACATGCATGCGCCTGTTCATGAACAGAACGATCTGTCATCAGACAATCTGCAGGGAGAACATCTGTTCAGCGATTATCTGAAATGTGTCGATGACTGCCATAAGCATCATATTCCGACAGTGGTGATCCACCTGCCTGATGACACATACCCGATCAACAGGCTCGGCAACGACAGACTGGACAGGATCATCGACCATGCCGGAGAATTGGACATTCAGATTGCGTTTGAAAATCTTCGCAATGTCCATAACCTGGTCGCCGTGCTTAACCGCGTAAAGTTTCCGCATATTGGTTACTGCTATGACAGTTGTCACCATATCAACTATGCTGCCGGTATAGACTTGCTGGCATTATATGGCGACCGGCTCAAGGCACTGCATCTTCAGGATAATGGAGGATCCCATAACCAGCATCGGTTACCTTTTGACGGTAACGTATACTGGCTTTCAGTTACGGAAAAGCTGAGGAAAACAGGATACACCGGTGCGATAACCCTGGAGCCGATGAACTGGGACTATACGCATCTGGGGATTTGGGATTTCCTGCAACTGGCCTGCGAAAGAGCCAAATGGCTGGAACAGCTTCTGTTGTGAATTTCATGATTCAAGTTCCCCATGAGCTTTTGTTTGGAGGCAGGGAGTGAAAAGAATAGCTGTTATAGGTGACTATAATCTAAATGAGGAAAGCCATTGCCTTATCATAGAGTCCATAAAGGATGCAGCGGCAGAAATCCAGGGCGAACTTGAAGCTCAATGGATAATGAGCGATACTTTGGATGTGTCTGTTGCTTATTTAAAACACTTTGACGGGTTTTGGTTTTCCCCGGGAAGTCCTTATAAGGATGTAAACAATGTTTTGTCGGCAATTCAATATGCAAGGGAGAATAAGGTGCCCGCATTGGGTACGTGTGCCGGTTTTCAGCATATGGTTATTGAGTTCGCACGTAATGTATTGGGTTTGCATCATGCAGACAGCGAAGAAAATGATCCGGAATGTACAGACACCGTGATTGAAAAACTGTCATGCACCTTAGTGAGGAAAAAGGAACAACTTGAGATACCTGATTCCAGTTCAATCCTCGCTCGAACAATAGACGGACAAAGATTCATCGGTGAATACCGCTGCAATTATGGGTTTAATGAAGCCTATCGCAATGCCTTTCAAAGCAGCAAAATGATTTCGTCTGTAGTTGAAACTGAAAATGGATATCTCAGGGGATTCGAATTAAAAGAACATCCGTTTTTTGTCGGAACGCTTTTTATTCCCCAATTGGATTTCAGGGGAAACGGACCTTACCGGATTATTAACTCATTCGTAAAGGCTGTTTTAGGCAGAAGCGCTTTCGTATGATACAATAGCATTCCCGGAACATGAATATGAATCATTCAAAACCGTCTGAACACACAAGGAAATCAGGTTGTTTGAAAAAGGTCTGTGTTGACAAGTATCACTTCAAAGTGAATAGAATGGGAAGAGATAAAATGACACACTATATGAACTTATGGGACGATTCTTTTCAGGCCATCAAAGAGGGCTGGAAAACAATTGAAATGCGCCTTAATGACGAAAAAAGATCAATGATTAAGGTGGATGATATCATTGAGTTCACAAATACATCAAATCAGGAAAAGCTGTCCTGTAAAGTGATAAACATCTATAAGTATTCAGATTTCTCCGAACTATATGAGAACCATGACAAACAATCCATTGGATACAGGGAAAATGAAAAA is a genomic window containing:
- a CDS encoding NAD(P)-binding domain-containing protein; the encoded protein is MNIGIIGTGHLGKALIAGLVRSGVKQNRIILNARTAETMNVIKRIYPCINVTSSKQDLVTESDVIVIVVRSQNALEVFAEIREMNISDKTIVSFMAGVSINDMREMLQDTSKEYRLIRMMPNLGISLCKGVISVCCENDSAETEEALNLFQPLGYLIVLPEQKLESITICAASGLAFAAYLMKEYKNSCDRLINDAAVSEEITTRIFENVIEIIRNEDKTFESLIEQISTKGGTTEAGISKLQNSNLSEIINQCIDAAYDRVSGLKTD
- a CDS encoding ASCH domain-containing protein, which produces MNLWDDSFQAIKEGWKTIEMRLNDEKRSMIKVDDIIEFTNTSNQEKLSCKVINIYKYSDFSELYENHDKQSIGYRENEKADPDDMLLYYTKEQIEKYGVVGIELTKLNKSTD
- a CDS encoding sugar phosphate isomerase/epimerase: MIGIYDCFGYGAGYDVPFSERYKLIKAAGFDCVMLWWSDQFGRGDGYEKDADLARDAGLLIENMHAPVHEQNDLSSDNLQGEHLFSDYLKCVDDCHKHHIPTVVIHLPDDTYPINRLGNDRLDRIIDHAGELDIQIAFENLRNVHNLVAVLNRVKFPHIGYCYDSCHHINYAAGIDLLALYGDRLKALHLQDNGGSHNQHRLPFDGNVYWLSVTEKLRKTGYTGAITLEPMNWDYTHLGIWDFLQLACERAKWLEQLLL
- a CDS encoding HIT family protein, with translation MCGVCERIQMTRDGTNPYFVKELETGYVVIGDFQHFKGYTLFIYKEHVVELFDLEPAVRAKHLEEMTLVAQAVSNAFGADKMNYECLGNGKGGAHIHWHLFPRKAGDLGEYGNKGKGPTWWYPREKMYADDERPSSEELEEMKQLLLKELDKLL
- a CDS encoding GNAT family N-acetyltransferase translates to MKTIVIKPLTSELTADYLDFFDNRAFTDDNPNGPCYCTSPNQDEESISRMVSEFKTYGVKETLRKYAVEMLNRNQIQGYLAYDGDLSVGWCNAADIESYAGFVPDFARKNTCGKTISIVCFEIAPEYRGKGIALAFIDRVCSDAKTKGYAAVEGYAQLSDERNDFDYQGPVRLYQKAGFVEVARENGQVVMRKTL
- a CDS encoding class I SAM-dependent methyltransferase codes for the protein MEKYIEGNKAAWEEAFDNRDASWGADITERIQNEDYPFFNEETKSVLKQINTEDAVIGQFCCNNGRELLSLVKCGKAKEGIGFDIAENQVAFANEKAEELNLPCKFVAANIYDIDDRYKNTFDVVIITIGALCWFDDLNRFFAVIAKCMKPGAIILINEEHPFRNMLAAEGDEPYDPEHRAECHFSYFEHEWTGNGGMYYMTQKHYQSKTFTDYTHSLSEIISGMCGNGIVVTGLQEFDHDIGGGFVELDHQGFPLSMIIQGRKI
- a CDS encoding AAA family ATPase, encoding MKVIILNGPMGVGKTTVGKYIADHHPGTAFIDGDWCLDIHPFVGNQETKAMAVDNILHMIGNYQKCSVCNMVVLVWLMDEPWVIQKITQGLSAMQAEVKNMTLVCSRESLIRRWKDDHNCEWRTDEWLNVSLKSLPGFASMDNTIDTSGLPVEQVAELVMQ